A genomic segment from Bos mutus isolate GX-2022 chromosome 14, NWIPB_WYAK_1.1, whole genome shotgun sequence encodes:
- the ZFPM2 gene encoding zinc finger protein ZFPM2 isoform X3, which produces MGFSRQGYWRELEVFQRDGERKIQSRQQLPVGTTWGPFAGKMDLNNNSLKTKAQVPMVLTAGPKWLLDVTWQGVEDNKNNCIVYSKGGQLWCTTTKAISEGEELIAFVVDFDSRLQAASQMTLTEGMYPARLLDSIQLLPQQAAMASILPTAIVNKDIFPCKSCGIWYRSERNLQAHLMYYCSGRQREAAPVSEENEDTAPQISSLCPFPQCTKSFSNARALEMHLNSHSGVKMEEFLSPGASLKCTVCSYTADSVINFHQHLFSHLTQAAFRCNHCHFGFQTQRELLQHQELHVPGSKLPRESDMEHSPSGTEDSLQPATDLLTRSELPQSQKAMQTKDASSDTELDKCEKKTQLFLTNQRPEIQPTTNKQSFSYTKIKSEPSSPRLASSPVQPNIGPSFPVGPFLSQFAFPQDITMVPQASEILAKMSELVHRRLRHGSSSYPPVIYSPLMPKGATCFECNITFNNLDNYLVHKKHYCSSRWQQMAKSPEFPGVSEKMQEAVSPNTGQPSINLLNPAAHSADPENPLLQTPCINSSAVLDLIGPNGKGHDKDFSTQAKKLSTPNSNDDKINGKPVDVKNPSVPLVDGESDPNKTTCEACNITFSRHETYMVHKQYYCATRHDPPLKRSASNKVPAMQRTMRTRKRRKMYEMCLPEQDQRPQLVQQRFLDVANLSNPCTSTQEATEGLGECYHPRCELFPGIVSKHLETSLAMNKCVPVSKCDTAHSSVSCLEMDVPIDLSKKCLSQSERTTASPKRLLDYHECTVCKISFNKVENYLAHKQNFCPVTAHQRNDLAPLDSKVFPNPESERSSPDVSYERSIIKCEKNGNLKQPSPNGNLFSSHLATLQGLKVFSEAAQLIATKEENKHLFLPQCLYPGAIKKAKGADQLSPYYGIKPSDYISGSLVIHNADVEQSTNAENESPKSQASSNGCAVPKKDSLPLLPKNRGMVIVNGGLKQEERPAANPQQENIAQNPQREDGHKSPSWVSENPLTTNENVSPGIPSAEDQLSSIAKSVNGSTQAPTSGKYCRLCDIQFNNLSNFITHKKFYCSSHAAEHVK; this is translated from the exons ggGGTCAGCTTTGGTGCACGACTACGAAGGCCATCTCTGAGGGTGAAGAGCTAATTGCCTTTGTGGTGGATTTTGACTCAAGGCTACAAGCTGCCAGTCAGATGACTCTTACAGAAGGGATGTACCCGGCGCGCCTGCTGGACTCAATTCAGCTGCTTCCTCAGCAAGCTGCCATGGCTTCTATTTTGCCCACAGCTATTGTCAATA AGGATATATTCCCTTGCAAGTCCTGTGGCATCTGGTATCGCAGTGAGCGGAATCTGCAAGCCCATCTGATGTACTATTGCAGTGGAAGGCAAAGAGAAGCTGCACCAGTGTCAGAGGAAAATGAGGACACTGCTCCTCAGATTTCCAGCCTGTGTCCCTTCCCACAATGCACCAAGAGCTTTTCAAATGCCCGAGCTCTAGAAATGCACCTGAACTCACACAGTG GAGTGAAAATGGAAGAATTCCTCTCCCCTGGTGCTAGTCTAAAATGCACCGTCTGTAGCTACACTGCTGATTCTGTGATCAACTTTCACCAACACCTGTTCTCCCATCTCACTCAAGCTGCCTTCCGATGCAATCACTGCCACTTTGGCTTCCAGACTCAGAGGGAGTTACTGCAGCACCAGGAGCTCCATGTCCCTGGCAGCAAACTGCCCCGAGAAAGTGACATGGAACACTCTCCAAGTGGAACCGAAGACAGCTTACAGCCAGCCACAGACTTGCTGACCAGAAGTGAGCTCCCCCAGAGCCAAAAGGCCATGCAGACTAAAGATGCGAGCTCTGACACGGAGCTGGACAAGTGTGAGAAAAAGACTCAGCTCTTTCTCACTAACCAGAGACCCGAAATTCAGCCTACAACCAATAAACAAAGCTTTTCTTacacgaaaataaagtctgagccCTCTAGTCCAAGACTCGCCTCATCTCCAGTTCAGCCTAATATTGGGCCTTCTTTCCCCGTGGGACCCTTTCTATCTCAGTTTGCTTTTCCCCAAGATATTACAATGGTCCCTCAAGCTTCAGAGATCTTAGCCAAGATGTCTGAACTGGTACACCGGCGACTGAGGCACGGAAGTAGTAGCTACCCTCCTGTCATTTACAGCCCTCTGATGCCCAAGGGGGCTACCTGTTTTGAGTGCAACATAACCTTCAATAACTTGGATAATTATCTAGTGCACAAAAAACATTACTGCAGCAGCCGATGGCAGCAGATGGCCAAGTCCCCTGAGTTCCCTGGGGTTTCAGAAAAGATGCAGGAGGCTGTGAGTCCCAACACGGGTCAGCCCTCCATCAATCTTCTCAATCCAGCCGCTCACTCTGCCGATCCCGAGAATCCACTTCTTCAAACACCCTGCATCAATTCTTCCGCCGTTTTAGATTTAATTGGGCCAAACGGGAAGGGCCACGACAAGGACTTTTCCACGCAAGCTAAGAAGCTCTCCACCCCCAATAGCAATGATGATAAAATTAATGGGAAACCTGTTGATGTCAAAAACCCCAGCGTCCCCTTAGTGGATGGGGAAAGTGACCCAAATAAGACTACCTGTGAAGCTTGCAACATTACTTTCAGCCGGCACGAAACCTACATGGTCCACAAACAGTATTATTGTGCGACACGCCACGACCCTCCGCTCAAGAGGTCGGCTTCCAACAAAGTGCCTGCCATGCAGAGAACCATGCGCACGCGCAAGCGCAGGAAGATGTATGAGATGTGCCTGCCCGAACAGGATCAAAGGCCCCAGCTGGTCCAGCAGCGCTTTCTTGATGTAGCCAACCTCAGCAATCCCTGTACCTCCACCCAAGAAGCCACGGAAGGGCTGGGCGAATGCTACCATCCAAGATGCGAACTCTTTCCCGGAATTGTCTCAAAGCACTTGGAAACCTCCCTGGCCATGAACAAGTGTGTCCCGGTTTCTAAATGTGACACTGCTCATTCCAGCGTCTCCTGCCTGGAGATGGATGTCCCCATCGATCTCAGCAAAAAGTGTTTATCCCAGTCTGAGCGGACGACCGCGTCTCCCAAAAGGCTGCTGGACTACCACGAGTGCACCGTGTGCAAGATCAGTTTCAACAAGGTGGAAAACTACCTGGCCCACAAGCAAAACTTCTGCCCGGTCACTGCGCATCAGCGGAACGACCTGGCTCCGCTCGACAGCAAAGTGTTTCCGAATCCAGAAAGCGAACGAAGCAGCCCCGATGTCAGCTATGAAAGAAGCAtcataaaatgtgagaaaaatggCAATCTGAAGCAGCCCTCCCCCAATGGAAACTTATTCTCATCCCACTTAGCGACGCTGCAGGGCCTGAAAGTCTTCAGCGAAGCCGCTCAGCTCATcgcaacaaaagaagaaaacaaacatttgtttcttCCCCAATGCCTGTACCCTGGAGCAATAAAGAAGGCAAAAGGAGCCGACCAGCTTTCTCCGTACTATGGAATCAAGCCAAGTGATTACATTTCCGGTTCTCTGGTCATCCATAACGCTGACGTGGAGCAAAGCACAAACGCGGAAAATGAATCTCCCAAAAGCCAGGCTTCTTCCAATGGGTGCGCTGTGCCGAAGAAAGATTCCCTGCCCTTGTTGCCCAAAAATCGAGGCATGGTCATCGTGAACGGTGGACTGAAGCAAGAAGAGCGCCCTGCCGCCAACCCCCAGCAAGAGAACATTGCCCAGAACCCTCAGCGTGAAGACGGCCACAAGTCTCCCTCCTGGGTCTCCGAGAACCCCTTAACCACGAACGAGAACGTCTCCCCAGGCATTCCCTCCGCAGAGGACCAGTTGTCTAGTATAGCAAAAAGTGTGAATGGCTCCACCCAGGCGCCCACCAGTGGGAAATACTGCCGGCTCTGTGACATCCAGTTCAACAACCTCTCAAACTTTATAACTCACAAAAAGTTTTATTGCTCATCACATGCCGCGGAACACGTCAAATGA